One window of uncultured Methanoregula sp. genomic DNA carries:
- a CDS encoding PRC-barrel domain-containing protein, translating to METQITELFGLQIYTDKGMFIGEVEDVVIDVDSKKIEAVVVGKVNDQLFELKSFKGLKIPYRIISAIDDIVLIRHLPGAFTGSGTGDE from the coding sequence ATGGAAACCCAGATTACAGAGCTGTTCGGGCTTCAGATCTATACAGACAAGGGCATGTTTATCGGCGAAGTCGAGGATGTTGTCATCGATGTGGATTCGAAGAAGATAGAGGCGGTCGTGGTCGGCAAGGTCAACGACCAGCTGTTCGAACTCAAGAGCTTCAAGGGTCTCAAGATCCCCTACCGCATCATCAGCGCGATTGATGATATCGTCCTGATCCGTCACCTTCCGGGTGCGTTCACGGGCAGCGGTACCGGCGACGAGTAA
- a CDS encoding tRNA(His) guanylyltransferase Thg1 family protein, which yields MENREIFASITTLPPVFVRLDGRAFHRLTECLGLEKPFDEFFHKAMVMACTSLVAESGLNPDFAYTFSDEISLFFSRLPFGGRLEKIDSVAASYAASSLTLAFGGTTILSLDSRVIPATPEFAIEYLINRQSEAWRNHINAYCQQALIEEGRSPKEAAEQLRGLPAKELHEMMHIRGFNLATTPAWQRRGTLVYKKLTEKEGFNPVTQEAVVVERSAVTTNGDLPLFTSPEGREFLEKLFAGM from the coding sequence ATGGAAAACCGGGAAATATTCGCATCTATCACAACCCTTCCCCCCGTTTTTGTCCGGCTGGATGGCCGGGCGTTTCACCGGCTTACCGAATGTCTCGGGCTTGAGAAACCGTTCGATGAATTTTTCCACAAGGCAATGGTGATGGCATGCACTTCGCTCGTTGCCGAGAGCGGCCTTAATCCGGATTTCGCCTACACGTTCTCGGATGAGATCAGCCTCTTTTTTTCCCGGCTTCCGTTTGGCGGCCGGCTGGAGAAGATCGACTCGGTTGCAGCATCCTATGCTGCAAGCTCCCTCACGCTTGCGTTTGGCGGCACCACGATCCTCTCGCTCGATTCCCGGGTCATCCCGGCAACCCCCGAATTTGCCATTGAGTACCTGATCAACCGGCAGAGCGAGGCCTGGCGCAACCATATCAATGCCTATTGCCAGCAGGCGCTTATCGAAGAAGGCAGGAGCCCGAAGGAAGCGGCAGAACAGCTCCGGGGCCTTCCCGCAAAAGAGCTCCACGAGATGATGCACATCCGGGGGTTCAATCTTGCAACAACCCCGGCCTGGCAGCGCAGGGGGACGCTCGTGTACAAGAAGCTCACGGAAAAGGAAGGGTTCAACCCGGTAACGCAGGAAGCGGTGGTTGTGGAGCGGAGTGCGGTCACGACCAACGGGGACCTGCCCCTTTTTACGAGCCCTGAAGGTCGGGAATTCCTGGAAAAACTTTTTGCAGGAATGTGA
- a CDS encoding CBS domain-containing protein, which produces MDGSFRIGRLFGIPILIHYTFLLVIPLFAWIIGSQITTTIDMLKEIFQVPIDTTIVTAGFMPYVLGTISALGLFFGVLVHELAHSVVARAKGIGINSITLMIFGGIATMEEGVPDPKAELPMALVGPVASFLFGLLCCGIVYAVPSLSVSSSTAGVIIFVFGYLGVLNILLCFFNLIPAFPMDGGRVLRAWLAGRMPLHRATQIAADVGKGFAVIFGIIGLFMFSPFLILIALFIYIGANMESVAVKYSHLLQDVTVGSMMSSPVTTVPSSLPVSQAIAMMYSSKHLGFPVVERDMLVGMITLADVNRTSPIDREAMQVRDVMTRDPITLPPTAPVVDALRIMSAHNFGRIPVVEDGKILGIVTRTDILKVTELRQI; this is translated from the coding sequence ATGGACGGATCGTTTCGGATCGGGCGTTTATTTGGGATTCCGATCCTCATTCACTACACATTCCTGCTGGTCATCCCCCTTTTTGCATGGATCATCGGGAGCCAGATCACCACAACCATCGACATGCTCAAGGAGATCTTCCAGGTACCTATCGACACAACCATTGTCACGGCGGGTTTCATGCCGTACGTTCTTGGGACCATCTCGGCACTCGGCCTCTTCTTCGGGGTCCTTGTGCACGAACTCGCCCATTCGGTTGTTGCACGGGCGAAAGGCATTGGGATCAACAGCATCACGCTGATGATCTTCGGCGGCATTGCCACCATGGAAGAGGGCGTGCCGGACCCGAAGGCAGAACTCCCCATGGCCCTTGTCGGCCCGGTCGCAAGCTTCCTCTTCGGGCTCCTCTGCTGCGGGATCGTATACGCGGTCCCGTCGCTTTCGGTCAGCAGCAGCACGGCAGGCGTGATCATCTTTGTCTTCGGGTATCTCGGCGTGCTCAACATCCTCCTGTGTTTCTTCAATCTCATACCCGCATTCCCGATGGATGGCGGGAGAGTGCTGCGGGCCTGGCTTGCAGGGAGGATGCCTCTGCACCGGGCCACCCAGATTGCTGCGGACGTGGGAAAAGGATTTGCGGTCATCTTCGGCATCATCGGCCTTTTCATGTTCTCGCCATTCCTTATCCTGATCGCGCTCTTCATCTATATCGGGGCGAACATGGAATCGGTAGCCGTCAAGTACAGCCACCTGCTGCAGGATGTGACGGTAGGTTCGATGATGAGCAGCCCGGTGACCACGGTACCATCGAGCCTGCCGGTCAGCCAGGCAATCGCGATGATGTACTCGAGCAAGCACCTTGGCTTCCCGGTTGTCGAGCGGGACATGCTGGTTGGCATGATCACGCTTGCCGATGTCAACAGGACTTCGCCCATTGACCGCGAGGCCATGCAGGTGCGGGACGTCATGACCCGCGACCCGATCACGCTTCCCCCCACCGCACCGGTTGTCGATGCCCTCCGGATCATGTCAGCCCACAACTTCGGCCGGATCCCGGTTGTCGAGGACGGGAAGATCCTTGGCATTGTCACGAGAACGGATATCCTGAAAGTAACAGAACTCCGTCAGATTTAG
- a CDS encoding radical SAM protein, with amino-acid sequence MSRTAFILDGYVDEPACLGVPPYISPYIRTVAGALASHGYTARYLTIDQLRIDPLLFSDLNKAEILVMIAGTTVPGKYLGGTPATLTEIQQLGHTIRGPKKLIGGPIGFGYAGEGGTPAIRQVISGFDALLTGEPAVALDEYLAGNGTAGALDYARTDPWSVAGSAIITQHPDFPWVMCELETARGCSHGATGGCSFCTEPFYGLPKYRSIAGVAAEVAALHASGARHFRVGRQPDILAYGAGPGEYPAPDPEKIDVLFSAIRTAAPDLKTLHIDNTNPATIARHEDAAREALRAIIRHHTSGDVAAFGMETADPAVVAANNLKAQPDEVFRAIEIVNEEGGMRRDNVPELLPGLNFVCGLAGETETTYDLGEQFLVRVRDSGLSVRRVNIRQVMPFEGTRAYTENTLGKYERRFRAFKEFVRTKIDLPMLQRVYPIGTVLHDVRVEVSGELSFGRQPGSYPILAGIPLRLPKGTMIDAVVVDWGMRSVTVLPVPVTINTLPAQAMKWLPGVGKKRVAAVIAKRPFTDLAAYRKVAGSSAIDSVMQF; translated from the coding sequence GCTTCCCACGGGTACACGGCCAGGTACCTGACTATCGACCAGCTCCGGATCGATCCGCTCCTGTTCAGTGACCTGAACAAGGCAGAGATACTGGTTATGATTGCCGGTACTACGGTCCCCGGTAAATATCTCGGGGGGACGCCTGCCACCCTCACCGAGATCCAGCAGCTCGGTCATACGATCCGCGGGCCGAAGAAGCTGATCGGGGGACCGATTGGTTTCGGGTATGCCGGTGAAGGGGGTACTCCCGCCATCCGGCAGGTGATCAGCGGGTTCGATGCCCTCCTGACCGGCGAGCCGGCTGTTGCTCTTGATGAATACCTGGCCGGTAACGGGACCGCGGGTGCGCTCGATTATGCCCGGACCGATCCCTGGAGTGTTGCGGGGAGTGCCATCATCACCCAGCACCCGGATTTTCCCTGGGTGATGTGCGAGCTGGAGACTGCCCGGGGCTGCTCCCACGGCGCCACCGGTGGCTGCTCGTTCTGCACGGAGCCATTCTACGGCCTGCCAAAGTACCGGAGTATTGCGGGAGTTGCCGCAGAAGTTGCGGCCCTCCATGCGAGCGGAGCCCGGCACTTCCGGGTTGGCCGGCAGCCGGATATCCTTGCCTATGGTGCCGGTCCCGGCGAGTATCCTGCACCGGATCCGGAGAAGATCGATGTTTTGTTCTCTGCCATCCGCACGGCAGCACCTGATCTGAAAACCCTGCACATCGACAACACGAACCCGGCCACCATTGCCCGGCACGAGGATGCTGCCCGGGAGGCGCTGCGGGCCATTATCCGGCACCATACCTCCGGCGATGTGGCTGCGTTTGGTATGGAGACCGCCGACCCCGCTGTGGTTGCGGCGAACAACCTCAAGGCCCAGCCGGACGAGGTCTTCCGGGCCATAGAGATCGTGAACGAGGAGGGCGGGATGCGGCGGGACAATGTTCCCGAACTGCTGCCGGGCCTCAACTTCGTCTGCGGACTTGCGGGCGAGACGGAGACTACCTATGACCTGGGCGAACAGTTCCTTGTCCGGGTCCGGGACAGCGGTCTCTCGGTGCGGCGGGTGAACATCCGGCAGGTGATGCCCTTTGAAGGCACGCGGGCCTATACGGAGAACACGCTCGGGAAGTACGAGCGCCGATTCCGGGCCTTCAAGGAATTTGTCCGGACTAAAATTGACCTTCCTATGCTCCAGCGGGTGTACCCGATCGGTACGGTGCTCCACGATGTCCGGGTGGAAGTATCGGGCGAACTCTCATTCGGGCGGCAGCCGGGTTCCTACCCGATTCTCGCAGGCATACCGCTCCGGCTGCCGAAAGGGACGATGATCGATGCCGTGGTAGTGGACTGGGGCATGCGGTCGGTTACCGTGCTGCCGGTGCCCGTTACGATCAATACGCTGCCGGCCCAGGCAATGAAGTGGCTGCCGGGCGTGGGGAAAAAGAGAGTTGCAGCCGTGATCGCGAAACGGCCGTTTACGGATCTCGCCGCGTACCGGAAGGTTGCCGGAAGCTCGGCAATCGATTCCGTGATGCAGTTCTGA